The following proteins come from a genomic window of Leguminivora glycinivorella isolate SPB_JAAS2020 chromosome 6, LegGlyc_1.1, whole genome shotgun sequence:
- the LOC125226947 gene encoding uncharacterized protein LOC125226947 translates to MHFKLLADFGNEFRVNTYIYEFLSNEYRPSIIEFHYKICDAFDNPKFNVFKPIYQQYVNASSCPFPKGEYNFMNISVPNMPLLKTFPLRKGRMFTTVLHREDRVVEGYIDIVIKQRFL, encoded by the exons atgcatttcaaattattagcTGACTTCGGAAATGAATTTAGA GTAAACACTTACATCTACGAGTTTTTGAGCAACGAGTACCGCCCCAGCATTATCGAGTTTCACTATAAGATTTGCGACGCTTTTGACAACCCAAAATTTAACGTATTCAAGCCAATTTACCAACAATACGTAAATGCTTCGTCGTGTCCTTTTCCGAAG ggagAATACAATTTCATGAACATATCAGTGCCCAACATGCCGCTTCTAAAAACGTTTCCCTTGCGCAAAGGCCGTATGTTCACGACTGTACTGCACCGCGAAGACAGAGTGGTCGAAGGGTACATTGATATAGTTATTAAACAACGGTTCTTGTAG